A section of the Longimicrobium sp. genome encodes:
- the rplL gene encoding 50S ribosomal protein L7/L12, with translation MATLTRDELLDAIGNMTVLELSDFVKAFEEKFGVTAAAPVAVAAAATGGPAAPAAEEKTEFDVVLMAAGEKKIQVIKVVRELTGLGLKEAKDLVDGAPKTVKDGLTKDEAEAMRTKLTEQGATVELK, from the coding sequence TGCTCGACGCGATCGGCAACATGACCGTTCTCGAGCTGTCCGACTTCGTGAAGGCTTTCGAGGAGAAGTTCGGCGTGACCGCCGCGGCCCCCGTGGCCGTCGCCGCCGCCGCGACTGGTGGACCCGCGGCCCCGGCCGCCGAGGAGAAGACCGAGTTCGACGTCGTGCTGATGGCCGCCGGCGAGAAGAAGATCCAGGTGATCAAGGTCGTGCGCGAGCTGACCGGCCTGGGCCTGAAGGAAGCCAAGGACCTGGTGGACGGCGCTCCCAAGACCGTCAAGGACGGCCTGACCAAGGACGAGGCCGAGGCCATGCGCACCAAGCTGACCGAGCAGGGCGCCACCGTCGAGCTGAAGTAA